From a region of the Castanea sativa cultivar Marrone di Chiusa Pesio chromosome 10, ASM4071231v1 genome:
- the LOC142613942 gene encoding protein P21-like, whose product MSLSKHLPIFIFLLITLLSALAHAARFDISNNCPFTVWAAAVPGGGRQLNPRESWPLDVNAGTTGARIWARTGCNFDGSGRGQCQTGDCGGLLQCQAYGAPPNTLAEFALNQFQNLDFFDVSLVDGFNVPMEFSPTSGGCTKGIRCTADINGQCPSQLQAPGGCNNPCTVFKTDEYCCNSGSCGPTNYSRFFKDRCPSAYSYPKDDPTSTFTCNGGTNYKVVFCP is encoded by the coding sequence ATGAGCCTCTCCAAACACCTACCCATTTTCATCTTCCTCTTAATAACTCTTTTAAGTGCCTTAGCCCATGCAGCCAGATTTGATATAAGCAACAATTGTCCCTTCACAGTCTGGGCAGCAGCCGTGCCCGGTGGTGGCAGGCAGCTCAACCCACGTGAGTCTTGGCCTCTTGACGTAAACGCTGGCACAACAGGGGCTCGCATTTGGGCTCGAACTGGATGCAATTTCGATGGTTCTGGGCGTGGCCAATGTCAAACCGGTGACTGTGGTGGTCTTCTTCAATGCCAAGCCTATGGTGCACCTCCAAACACCCTTGCCGAATTTGCGCTAAACCAATTTCAAAACTTGGATTTCTTTGACGTATCTCTTGTTGATGGGTTTAATGTTCCTATGGAATTTAGTCCCACCTCTGGTGGGTGCACCAAAGGAATAAGATGCACCGCTGATATCAATGGACAGTGCCCATCTCAATTGCAAGCTCCTGGTGGGTGTAACAATCCCTGTACTGTATTCAAGACCGATGAATATTGTTGCAATTCTGGAAGCTGTGGACCTACAAATTATTCCAGATTTTTTAAGGATCGGTGCCCGAGTGCTTACAGTTACCCTAAGGATGATCCAACAAGCACATTTACTTGCAATGGTGGGACTAACTATAAGGTGGTGTTCTGCCCTTGA